The nucleotide sequence CCAGCAGCGTGCCGACGACCGGGTCGCCCGTGGGGAAGAACAGGACGTTGAACACGAGCGCCGCGGCGACGCCGTAGATGAAGAAGTCGTACCAGTCGATCGCCGAGCCGGTTCCGGCCACGATCAGGATCTTGCGCAGGGACATCGGGCTTCCTCGGATGTGATCGTCGTTGATCGGGTTCGCCGGTCAGACGGCGCGGGCGGGAACCGGGGTGGTCCGGTGGTCGGCGAGGTCGGCGTCGCGGGTCATCGACCAGTAGTCGACGACGCGGTAGGGCGAGTTCGTGACGACCCGGCCCCGGGAGTTGCGGTAGTAGGTCGTCATCCCGGGGTGGCTCCACACCATCCGGGCGTGCCGCCGGTCGACGTCGGTGACCCACCGGTCCAGAGCTTCGGGGGTGACCTCGACGGCGCCGATCCCGTCCTCGGTCATGGTGGTGATCAGGTCGACGATGTAGCGGGTCTGTGCCTCGGCCACGAAGATGAAGCTGCCGCCCGCGCCGGCATTGGTGTTCGGGCCGTACATCAGGAACAGGTTCGGGAAACCCGGAACGCTGATCCCCAGATGCGCGACCGCGTCGTCCTCGCCCCACACGTCGTGCAGCGCGGTGCCGTCGCGACCGCGGACGTCGATGCCGGGCAGGAAGTGCTGCGCGTCGAACCCCGTGGAGAGCACCACGACGTCGGCGTCGTACTCCTCGCCGGTGTCGCTCGTGACGCCGGTCGCGGTGATCCGTGCGACGCCGGCGGTGACCAGGTCGACGTCGTCGCGGCGCAGGGCCGCGTACCACCCGTTGTCGAGCAGCATCCGCTTGCCGAACGGCGGGTAGTCCGGCAGGCACTTCTCGATCAGGTCCGGCCGTCCGTCGAGCTGCTGCTCGATGTAGCGGGTGAAGAAGCGACGGTGGCCGTCGTTGACCGCGTTGAGTGCGCGCTCCGGGTGCGGCCAGTCGGGGTCGACCTGCAACGACGGGTGGACGCGGTCGTTGAACACCCAGGCCAGCCGGAAGCGGTACCAGTCGTGGTAGTAGGGCACGTGGCTCATCAGCCAGTGCACGTCGTCGCCGACCGGGGCGAAGTACTCCGCGTTGGGGGCGATCCACTGTGGCGAGCGCTGGAACACCGTCAGGTGGCCGGTGCGTCCGGCCACCGCGGGCACCACCTGCATCGCGCTCGCGCCCGTGCCGACGAC is from Pseudonocardia autotrophica and encodes:
- a CDS encoding flavin-containing monooxygenase; protein product: MPVLCTPQRPLDEARLRTAVASANLPTLAMVTFHLTGDRRWLHPPYRPVRSAGLGPNDDGGLDEAVAADLRAAAVEALTAWSRGAEPAVPDPDPDLLRTMLSTAVGEEVPDEYERLMREEMGFTPDPGPRPVRHDRDFSVVIIGAGISGIAAAVRLQRAGIPFVILERNDDVGGVWLTNTYPGAGVDTPSYLYSFSFFPRNWSTHFGKRDEMAAYLAEAADHFGLRRHIEFGVSVDSATWDDDDQHWTVTAGGRSWRAPAVISAVGLFNTPKVPNLPGLDEFEGPIFHTADWPDDIDLTGKRVAVVGTGASAMQVVPAVAGRTGHLTVFQRSPQWIAPNAEYFAPVGDDVHWLMSHVPYYHDWYRFRLAWVFNDRVHPSLQVDPDWPHPERALNAVNDGHRRFFTRYIEQQLDGRPDLIEKCLPDYPPFGKRMLLDNGWYAALRRDDVDLVTAGVARITATGVTSDTGEEYDADVVVLSTGFDAQHFLPGIDVRGRDGTALHDVWGEDDAVAHLGISVPGFPNLFLMYGPNTNAGAGGSFIFVAEAQTRYIVDLITTMTEDGIGAVEVTPEALDRWVTDVDRRHARMVWSHPGMTTYYRNSRGRVVTNSPYRVVDYWSMTRDADLADHRTTPVPARAV